One region of Gossypium raimondii isolate GPD5lz chromosome 6, ASM2569854v1, whole genome shotgun sequence genomic DNA includes:
- the LOC105772903 gene encoding uncharacterized protein C6G9.01c codes for MAKKGSSTTPSRKAKNKKEESVPEQNNSASKVAGNEIDEIFAGKKRKKPDPKGSEKPNGDEISKPKSSKKKSKKSKETNREGGFNESSSRPRKRTADGFAIYTEEELGISKSDAGSTPLCPFDCDCCF; via the coding sequence ATGGCGAAGAAGGGTTCTTCAACGACGCCTTCtagaaaagcaaaaaataaaaaagaagaatctGTTCCAGAACAGAATAATTCAGCTTCTAAAGTGGCTGGTAACGAAATCGACGAGATATTTGCAGGTAAAAAGAGGAAGAAACCCGACCCGAAAGGGTCCGAGAAACCGAACGgcgatgaaatttcaaaacccAAATCGTCGAAAAAGAAGAGTAAAAAGAGTAAAGAAACCAACAGGGAAGGAGGATTCAATGAATCTTCTTCTCGGCCTCGGAAAAGAACAGCAGATGGTTTTGCAATTTACACTGAAGAAGAATTGGGTATTAGTAAATCTGATGCTGGAAGTACGCCACTATGCCCATTTGATTGTGATTGTTGTTTTTGA